The sequence TCAGCCCGGCCTTGCTGCGGGCCAGTTATCGCCAGTTTCTGGAGCATGACGGTGGTGCTGCCGATGTGTATCAGGACTGGATCAGTAGCTACGGGTATCAGCGCAGGGCTTTGGTGCTGGATTTTATGGAAGGCGCTTTGCTCTCCGACATGGACGCTCAGGACCCGAGCTGCTCCCAGCTTGAATTTGGCAACTTGCTAGGTAGATTGGGACAACTGAAATTACTTCGCTCCAGCGATGTGATTTTTATCAGCCGGCTGCTGGCCAGCCCTGCAGTGAACAATATCAATGACAGTGAGTCGGCCTGGTTGTTGTTTATGTTGTCTTTGTTTCAGGAGCCGCAGCAGATTGATCGCCTGCTGTCGGATGCGGTGGGGGAAAGCGTATTGCTGCATCGCCATGCCCAGCGCTCTGCACTGCTGCAAGTGTTGTATCAGGCGTGCAAAGCATTGCCCGTTGTGCTGTTTTCTGATCCGGATGATGTGACTTTATTACTGAATGAGTTTGAAAGACTGGCTTCTGTCGCTTACCGCCTTGAGCAGATAGAGCGCAGACGAGCCAGCTGATGGCATGCCCTTTTTAACCGATCTATGGATAAACCCAGTGCTGAATAATCTGTTGTACGGTGTTCGCTCGCGTCCGGAGCTGCTGATCCTGCTGCTGATGGTGATGATTATCGCCATGCTGGTGATCCCGCTGCCGACGTATTTAGTCGATTTTCTGATCGGGCTGAATATCGTCATTGCCATGCTGGTGTTTATGGGCTCGTTTTATATCGAGCGCATTTTGCATTTTTCTACATTTCCGGCCGTATTGCTGATTACAACTTTATTCCGGCTGGCTTTATCGATCAGTACCAGTCGTTTGATTTTGCTGGAAGCCAATGCCGGCGAAATTGTCGCAACTTTTGGCCAGTTTGTGATTGGCGACAGTTTGCCTGTGGGGTTTGTGATTTTTGCAATTGTGACGGTCGTGCAATTTATCGTAATTACCAAGGGCTCCGAACGTGTGGCCGAAGTTGCAGCCCGCTTTTCGCTGGACGGGATGCCTGGCAAGCAGATGAGTATTGATGGCGATTTGCGGGCGGGAGTGGTTGATGCCGATGGCGCACGCGAGCGGCGCAGTGTGCTGGAGCGTGAAAGCCAGCTGTATGGATCTTTTGATGGTGCGATGAAGTTTATTAAGGGCGATGCTATCGCCGGCATCATTATTATTTTCGTCAATTTTATTGGCGGTATTGCCGTGGGTATGAGCCAGCATGGCCTGGATTTTTCTACCGCCTTATCTACCTACACCATTCTTACGATCGGTGATGGTTTAGTAGCCCAGCTTCCTGCGCTTCTGATTGCGATCAGTGCCGGTTTTATTGTTACCCGCGTCAGTGGCGAGGGCGACAATATGGGCCGCAATATTATGAGCCAGCTGCTGGGGAAACCCTTTGTGCTGATCGTTACTGCTTTGCTGGCGCTGGCTGTGGGCGTGTTGCCGGGTTTTCCTTTTATGGTGTTTTTTATTCTTGCCGTGTTGCTGGGGGGCTGTTTTATTACAAGCAACGGCAAGCCATGTCGGGAGTAGCCGTTGCCGGTGCCAAGCCGGCGGCCATGGCATCGGCCGAGCATGCTTCGGAAGAGGGCAGCGAGCTTTGTCTGATTACCAATCTGGATCAGCTGGTTTCGGAAACCGTGCCGCTGGTTTTACTGGTTCCCAAAGCACGATATGCCTCACTGGAGAAAGTACAGCTTGCCGAGCGCCTGCGTAGTCAGTTTTTTCTGGATTTTGGTGTCAGCCTGCCTGAAATGCTGATGCGCTCATCTGACGAGCTGGCAGACAACCGGGCGGTAGTGCTGATTAACGAGATTCGCGCTGAAGAGTTTCCGGTCCAGTTTGATTTGCTGCGGGTGGTGAATTACTCCGACGAAATCGAGCAGCTCGGTATTCGGGTTGTGCCCGCAGGAGAGGGCATCTGGGTGGATGCGGGGAGTAAAGAATCCTTACAGAAACTGGGTTATCAGCTGCGCCCTGCTGTTGACGAGTTATATCAGTGCTTTGCAGCCTTACTTACTCACCACGTGAACGAGTATTTCGGCGTACAGGAAACCAAGCAAATGCTGGATTTACTGGAAAGCAAATATCCTGATTTATTAAAGGAGGTTTTGCGCCATGCCACGGTTCAGCGGATTGCCGAGGTGTTGCAGCGTTTATTATCCGAACGCATTTCGATTCGCAATATGAAGCTGATTATGGAGTCTCTTGCCCATTGGGCCCCGCGTGAAAAAGATGTTATCGCGCTGGTTGAGCATGTGCGTGGCTCGCTTGCACGCTATATCTGCCACAAGTTTTCGCTGGGGAGCGAGCTGAGAGCCATTGTGGTTTCTGCCGAAATTGAAGATGTGGTGCGTAAAGGGATTCGCCAGACCTCGAACGGGACATTTCTGAATCTGGAGCCTGCTGACTCCGAAGAATTAATGGATATTTTTTCTGTGGCCCTGGATGGTTTGAACATTGCACATAAAGACCTGGTGTTACTGGCCTCGGTAGATGTACGGCGTTTTATCAAGAAACTAATCGAAGCACGTTTTCGCGATCTCGAGGTGGTGTCATTTGGCGAGATTTCCGACAGCGTATCGGTCAATGTCATTAAGTCCATTTAAATAAAAGGGAAATACGATGCTTACAATTGATATTGCTACTTTGGTGCGCGATGCCTTGAAAGAAAACGGGTGTGAGCAAGTGCTTAATAATAGCGATCTGGATAGCCATTCCACCATTGCTCTTGATCTGTATAACCTTCCCAGTATTTATATCAGTAACCGGGATGGCGAGGTTTGGCTGTGGTCGCAGTTGATCGAGCATGATGACAGGGTGATTGAGCAGTGTTCGACACGCCTGTTAAATACCCTGATGCAGGGGTGCCATTTTGTGCGCGGTGAGCAATTGCAGCTGATGGTTAGCGGGGGATATTTAGAACTCAGGGGCCTGCTAAAGGCGGATTTTCTGCAGGACAGCCGACGTTTTTCCGAGGCAATGGATGGCTACCTTGAGCAGCTGGAACGATTTGCCGAGCTTGTGCAGTAATGAAACCTTTGCGGCTGTTGCGTCGTCAGGCCAATCCATCGCGCTTGTCCGGCCCGATTATCGAAGCTGTTTTACCCGGGGTGGCAATGGGGGAAATCTGCGAGATATACCGGAGCTGGCAGGACTGCACATGTGTGGCACGTGCCCAGGTGCTGGGTTTTAATCATGAACAGACTATTTTAAGTCTGATTGGCAGTGCGCAAGGATTATCCCGCGAGTTTGTATTGCAGCCCACCGGCTCGGGTTTGCAGATTGAAGTAGGCGATTTTTTACTGGGGTCGGTGCTTGATCCCTCGGGGCAGATTGTCGAGCGTTTTGTCAGTGCATTAAATGGCAAAAGAGAATGGCGGCCAATTGAGGCAACACCGCCAGGCTACGCAGATCGCCAGGGGATAGAGCGGCCTTTTGTTTCCGGGATAAGGGCTATTGATGGCCTGCTGACCTGTGGTGACGGGCAGCGGCTGGGTATTTTTGCCTCGGCGGGCTGCGGAAAAACAATGCTCATGAATATGCTGATCGAGCAGGCTGATGCCGATGTTTTTGTGATTGGCCTGATTGGCGAGCGCGGGCGGGAGGTGACTGAGTTTACCGAAGCACTGCGCCGCTCCGGCCGCCATCATCAATGTGTGCTGGTCTATGCCTCTTCCGATTTTTCATCTTTAGATCGTTGTAATGCTGCTTTGCTGGCGACGACGGTTGCTGAGTATTTTCGGGATCAGGGCAAAAATGTGGTGCTGTTTCTTGATTCTATTACCCGCTATGCCAGAGCCCTGCGTGATGTGGCTCTGGCGGCAGGGCAGGCACCGGCAAGGCGCGGCTATCCTGCTTCGGTATTTGATTCCCTGCCCAGATTACTGGAGCGCCCGGGCCTTACCCGAAAAGGCTGCATGACCGCTTTTTATACGGTACTGCTTGAAAGCGACGATGAGCCTGATCCGATTGCAGATGAGATTCGTTCTATTTTGGACGGGCATATTTATCTAAGCCGTAAGCTTGCCGCCCAGAATCATTATCCGGCAATTGATGTGCTAAGGAGCGTCAGCCGGGTGGCGGGGCGGGTGAGCAGCCAGGAGCACCAGCATCTGGCGAGTGTAGTAAGAGGAATTATGGCCAGGCTGGAAGACTTGCAGGTGTTTCTTGATCTGGGCGAATACAAAGCGGGTGAAAACGCAGATAACGATCGTGCCATGGGGAAACGCAGTGCTTTACAAAGCTGGCTGCGTCAGCCGCTAAATGAAGGCAGCTCGTTTGAAGCGACCTTACGGGTGATGCATGAGATCGCGGCATAAATTAGCCGGGTTATTGCGGCGTTGCTCCATGAGCCAGCAGCAGTGCGAGATACAGCTGGGGCAGCTGATCAAGCAAACGCGGGTTTTATCTGCAGAGCTGGAAGGAATACGCATACAGCGCAGGGCGATGAGGCAGTTATTACACTCGCAGCGGCCACAGGGCTGTGTGATGAATCGCAGTGATTTATTTGCAATGCAGCGCCGCCAGGCCGTATTGCGGCGGCAATTGCAGATGTTGAGTTTTCAGGAAAACAAGGTCCAGGAGCAGGAACAGGCACTGCAAAAAGAAAAGGAGCAGGTTTTATTACTGCGCCGTTACTGGCTGCATAAGCAGAATAAATATGAGCACTGGCAGAAAATCCAGTGGCAGGTATGGCGTTTGTATCAGTTACGTCAGGAAGAATCTGAAGCAGAGGAGCGGGTGACATGGAGCCAGTCATAGCCACTACAGGCGTTGTAGCCGGAGCCGTTGCGGTTCCGGAACCAAATGGATTGCTGAGCGAGTTTGCCGCCCAGCTTGGCAAGTACAAGAAAAAAAGTGCCTCGGAAGAAGCGGGGGATATGTTTTTTTCAGCACCCGCGTTGCCGCCTCCTGCGCCGCCGCCACGGGATGGTCTTTCCGAAAAAGGAATACCCCGGGCAAAGCATCGTGCTTTTGGCTCTGCAAAGCAGGTTCATTCTGCAGATGCGCAGGCCGCCGGGGTAAGGTCATTAAAAACGGGTAAGACACGTGAGATGACTGATCATTTGGCAGAGAGCCGCCTGTTAGCCGCGCTTCAGCCCGCTGCTGCTGATTTGCCGGGGCGCGTCGCTGCGGGGAAGGCTGTTTCTTTGCCAGGGGAGCCGGCCGCGCCGGGCCCTCACTCTCACCCTCTGCGGATTAAGTCTTCTGCTCCGGAGGCTGAAGCAGGGGCGGTTAATCCATCCTTGCCTATGCGCTTGTCATCGCCCCTGGTGGGAGACGGGCTGGCACCGCGTACACCATTTAGGCTCAAGAATAAAAATGAGGGTTTTGCTGGCCAAATGGGCAAGGAGACTTTGCCAGTAGATCGTCAGCAGGATGGTCAGGTGCTTTACCGCTTTAACCGCTGGGGAGGGCAGCATTCCGTCAGCATTTATGCATCGCAACAGGAAGGAAGCCGGCAGCTTGAATTGCAGCCATCGAATCCTTTTGTGCAAGACCGTTTGCACTATCACTTACAGCAGGCAAATAACAGCGAAAACTGGACGCTCTTACATGATTCGGATCAGCAGCAGGGCCAGGATCAGCCGGATGAGGAAAAAGAGTGAGCGGGCTGGAATTACGCCAGCTGGCCAGCAAAGAGCATGCCTGGCAGCAAGCACAGCAATGCTGGCTGGCAAGAGGTCTTGATGTGAGTTTTAGCCTGCCGGAAGGGGCTTGCTATGCTGTTTCGGCAGATAACGGGCGCTGGCAGGGGCTGCTGAATTTGCGGGAATGGCTGGCGGCTGTTTCTCCTGCATTGGCCGGTTTACTGGGTAGCGGTAGTGATGACAGGCTGCTGCGGGATTTATTTATGGCAACAGCCCGGCCTCTGGAATTCACGGTGGCTGAGCTGGCTTACGAGCACTTGCAACTGGGTTATAAACGCCTGACGCCTGGTCCCGAGATGTTGTGTTTGCAAACATCGCAGGGCCGGGTATGGCTGACGGGTATTCCAGAGGTAAAGGAAGGCCGGCTTAAGTTAGACCTCCATTACCTGTTTACTCTGCCGCTGCGGCTGGTGTTTGAAGTTGGCCGCAGCCCGCTGAGTCAGCGTGTAAAGGCACAACTGGAGGCCGGGGATGTTTTGCTGATCATTGAAGAAACATTTTCGGTGAAAAGCTGTGGTGCAAGGATAGGCCGCTACCGGCAAAGTGAGGATGGGATCATGATCGAAAAAGACGAGCAGGCTGCCGTGCCTGCAAAAATACCTGATGCGCTGGCAGAATTGCCGCTGTGCCTGGAGTTTATTTTGCAGCAAAGCACGATCAGCGTATCCGGGCTGGGCGATTTATACCGTGGTCAGTTACTGCCCTTACTTCCCGACGTGGAAAAGCGCATTGAAGTGAAAGCCAATGGTGTACTTATCGGGCGGGGTGAGCTGGTCAGGATTGACGGCCAGCTGGGCGTGGAGCTGTCCGAGATCTGTCATGAGGTTTTACATGTCAAATGACATTTCGATGATTGCGCTGCTGGCGTTTTCAACGCTGCTGCCGTTTCTGATTGCCTCCGGAACCTGTTTTATCAAGTTTTCCATTGTTTTTGTCATGGTACGTAATGCCCTGGGGCTGCAGCAAGTGCCGTCCAATATGACATTAAACGGGATTGCGTTGCTTTTATCGATGTTTGTCATGACGCCGGTGATGCAGAGTACTTATGACGTTTACCGGGATGAAAACATTAATTTCAGCAGTGCGGAATCGGTCAGCCATTTTGCTGAAAGCGGGCTGGATAGCTATCGCAGCTATCTGAAAAAATATGCAGATCCCGAACTGACACAGTTCTTTGAAAAAGCGCAGGCTGAACGCATGACCAAAGACGGGGGCGAGGCTGTTGCTGAGGATAAGCCTTCCATTTTGGCTTTGTTGCCTGCCTATGCACTGAGCGAAATTAAGAGTGCTTTCAAAATTGGCTTTTATCTGTATCTGCCTTTTGTGGTCGTCGATATGGTGATTTCCTGCATCTTGCTTGCGCTGGGCATGATGATGATGAGTCCCGTGACGATCTCTGTGCCGATCAAGCTGGTGCTGTTTGTTGCACTTGATGGCTGGACCCTGCTCTCCAAGGGGCTGGTGTTGCAATATCTGGATCTGGCCGCTTGAGCGTGCGGGTCTGACAGGGGATAAAAAATGAATGATCTGGTTTTTGCAGGCAACCGGGCGCTGTACCTGGTGTTATTGCTTTCGGCCTGGCCGATTGTTGTGGCGACCATTGTTGGTTTGCTGATTGGCTTATTTCAAACCGTGACCCAGCTGCAAGAGCAGACTCTGCCGTTTGGTTTTAAATTATTGAGCGTGATTCTTTGCCTGTTCCTGCTGTCAGGATGGTATGGGGAAACCTTACTCGACTTTGGCCGGGAGGTTTTCAGAATGGCGTTGGATCATTACTAGTGCAATACGGTCTTTTCTTTGACGTTCACGACTGGCTGGCTGCTGCAGCAATGGGATTTGCCCGTATCGGCCCCGTGTTTTTTATGTTGCCCTTTCTTAACAGCAATGTGCTGACCGGGGTAGTACGCATAACGGTTTCCATGCTCGTGTCCATGAGCTTGTGGCCTTACCCGCCGGGAGCTTTGCCCGAGTTTAATACGCTCTGGTATCTGGGCATGATGAGCAGGGAAGTCATGGTAGGTAGCCTGCTGGGGTGTTTACTCTCCTGGCCGTTCTGGGTGTTTCATGCTTTGGGCAGCATTATTGATAACCAGCGTGGTGCAACACTGAGCAGCAGCATTGATCCTGCTAACGGGGTGGATACGCCGGAGCTGGCTAATTTATTGAATATTTTTGCCGCAGTAGTTTATCTGCAGGGCGGTGGTTTAACTTTATTACTGGAAGTTATGGCCAGTAGTTATCAGCTTTGTGGCCCCTTAAAAAGCTGTACTCCCGAATTGCTGCCTGTTTTGGGGATGCTGACCAAAATGGCGGCCAAGGCGCTGGTATTAGCCAGCCCGGTGGTCGCGGCATTATTGCTTTCGGAGTTCACTTTGGGTTTGTTGTCGCGTTTTGCGCCTCAAATGAATGCTTTTTCTATTTCTTTGACAGTTAAAAGCGGGATTGCACTACTGATTTTGCTTTTATATTTTTCACCGGTTTTACCAGATGTGGTTGGTGAGCTTAGCTTGCGGCCCGACATCCTTCCTGTGTGGCTTCATTAAATGTCTTCTGAAAAAACAGAAAAACCCACGTCCAAGTATCTGAAAGATGCCGCAAAAAAAGGTCAGACTTTTAAAAGTCGCGATCTGATTGTGGCTTTGCTTATGCTGGTGGGGGTTTTGTATCTGGTTTCAGCGGCCTCTTTGGTCGAGCTGATGGGAGTTTACCGGCAGTTGATTTTGGGTGGTTTTCAGCAGGATATACAAAGCTATAGCGTCAGTATTTTGTGGATAGGGATCAAGCTTGTTCTGCCGGTTATTTTGTTGTGCATTGTGGCAACGGCACTGCCTTCTTTGTTATTCAGTGGTTTTGTGCTGGCAACCGAAGCACTCAAGCTGAACCTGGATGCACTTAATCCTGTGAACGGGTTTAAAAAGTTATTTAGCCTGCGCACTGTCAAAGATCTGGTTAAGTCGCTGCTGTATCTGTTGAGCTTTGCGGCATCGGTTTATGTGTTCTGGCAAAACAAGCGGGGGTTACTTTTTGTGCAATTAGGTGGCAGCCCGCTTGATATAGCGGTGATCTGGCGGGAGTTACTGCTGTCTTTGGTGCTGATTTGTATGGCTTGTGTGGTGTTTGTTTTAGTGCTGGATGTACTGGCTGAATATTTTCTTCATATGAAAGATATGAAGATGGATAAGCAGCAGGTGAAAAGCGAGCGGAAAGAGCAGGATGGCGACCCCGAGATTAAATCCAAACGGCGTGAAGTTCATCAGGAGCTTCTTTCCGAGCAGGTTAAGTCTGATGTCAGTAATTCACGGCTGATTGTGGCCAATCCTTCCCATATTGCGATTGGTATCTTTTATAAACCGGAGCTTATTGAGATCCCTTTTATTTCGGTAATTGAAACCAATCAGCGTGCACTGGCTGTGCGGGCCTATGCCAAAAAAACGGGTGTGCCCGTGATCCAGAATATCTCACTGGCGCGGCGCATTTTAAAGACGCACAGCCGTTATTCCTTTATTCAGCTTAGCGAGCTGGACGAAGTCCTGCGTCTTTTAACATGGCTAGATCAGGTTGAAAACGCAGATCAGCAGGCCCCAGAATAAGCCTTATGGCAGGCTAATACACAATAAAACCAGGTTTTATTGCTGCAAAACACGGCTTAAGCCACCGTTTTGCTAAACCTGCCTTGCCTCATCTTTTTAGTGGTGCTTCCTTTATGGGTCTTTGCATGAAGTACGCATGATCAATGCACGCGCGATCATGAGCGATTCTTGAATGTGACCAACAATCTCTTCATGTTTAATAACTCATCGGCTTAATCTGGCTGGTGATTAAAGGAGTTAGCTTGATGCTTATTGACGACAGTGCCAGCGAAGAGCGTATTGCAGAAATGATCTGGGAAACGGTCAGTAGCGGAGGAACCCTCAAAGATATTCATGGAATCTCGGATGACATGATGCAGGGTCTATATGCGCATGCTTATGATTTTTATAACAAGGGTCGTCTGGATGATGCAGAAACATTCTTTCACTTTCTGTGTATTTATGATTTTTACAATCCTGATTACATCATGGGGCTGGCTGCGGTTTGTCAGTTAAAAAAGCAGTTTGAAAGAGCCTTTGATCTTTATTCCGTTGCATTTGCGTTAAGTAAGGACGACTACCGGGCGGTTTTTTTTGCTGGCCAGTGCCAGTTGTTTATGCGTAAAGCGGCTAAGGCAAGGCAATGCTTTGAGCTGGTTTGCGAGGAAAGTAACGACGAGCTGATGAAAGCGAAGGCCCAGGTCTATCTGGATACCCTGGAAAAAACAGATGTTGAAGCATCTCAGGAGAAAGAGGAGGAGCAAGCATGAGCGAAGCGAATGGAATTGGCCGCAGCGCCTATCAGCAGCATCCGTTAGCGGGTGCTTTGTTCGAGAAAGCAAGGGCAAGTGAAGCATATGTAAGTACGGCCCAGCAAGCAGCACAGGCCCTGTTTGCCGTGCGTGCCGGGCAGACGGACGAGCGCACTATGGTGAAAGCAGATCTGAATACACCAGTATTAACGGCACCGGAACAAGCGGTCGAAGAAGGGACCGGGAGTATGGATAAGCTGACGCTGTTGCTGGGTGAGCTGATGACGTTGCTTGGAGAGACTGCGCAGGCTTCCCTGGAAGGGCGTCTGGCTGTATTCAAAGCGCTTAAAGAATCACAGGCTACTGCCAGTAAAGCGCTGCAGGAGCAGTTTGATCACGCTATTGCAGAGGCTGAGGCGGCAATTGAAGCGGCAGGCGGGGCGCAGGCTGATTATGAGCAAGCGCTGGAAGCTGCAAAAAATGCGCAACAAGCAGCGGATGACGCTGAAGCGGTGCTGGCTGGTTTAAGCCCTGATGATCCGGCCTATGGCGCCGCTAAAACGGCAAAGGATCTGGCCGTGATCAATGCCAGTCTGGCCAAAGGTAAGGCTGAGGGTGCAAAGGAGCTGTATACCAGTGCAACCGAGCTGGCAGCAGCCAGAACAAAGAGTGCAGACGCAATTGCCGAAGAGATTAAAGCCGCCGGGGTAAACACACCGGCAAGCCAGCTGTCGCAGGAGAATCATCTCTCCGGAGTCTCCCGTATGGCGCTGCTGATGGCAATGTTTGTAAAACTGGTGGCAGACAACAGCGAAAACAGTCTGAAAAATGATCTGGCTATCTTTGAGGCGATGCAGTCAGGGCGGCTCAAAGAGATGGAAAAAAAGGCCGATGAGTATGATAAAGAGGCCAAAAAAGCAGAGCATCTCCATAAAGTGATGGGCTGTCTTGGCAAGGTTCTGGGGGCGCTGTTAACTGTTGTTGCTGTAGTGGGCGCTGCATTTACCGGCGGGGCCAGCCTCGCCCTGGCTGCCGTGGGGGTGGCTTTGATGGTGGCTGATGTTGTGGTTAAAGCAGCAACGGGCGTTTCCTTTATGGAAGAAGCCATGAAGCCTGTCATGGAGAAAGTACTTAAGCCATTAATGGATTTAATCAGCAAAGCACTCAGTGACTTTTTGCAAAAGATGGGTGTGGATGAAAAAACAGCCAATATGGTGGGCTCGATTGTCGGCGCTATTGCTGCCGCCGTGGCGATGGTCGTAGTGATTGCTGCCGTTGCTGTGGTCGGAAAAAGCGCCGCAGCAAAGCTGGCCAGTACGATGGGCAAAATGATGGGCGAGACAATTAAAAAGCTTGTGCCAAGTATTCTCAAGGATGTGGCTGAGCAATCCGGTAGTGCCCTGACCAGGGGCACCGTAAGGCTGGCAAAAAGCATGGGTCTGGAAACGGACAAGATAGCCATTCAGAGTTACGGCAATACGCTGGTCCGCACGGCAACTGCCGCAGAGGGCCTCCATGCAGTGGCTCAGACGGCAGGTGGAGTAACCCAGGGAGTATTTATTAAAAATGCGGCAGATGCCATGGCTGACTTTAATCTTGCACTGTTTGATAAAGAGCGGATAGATAAGTGCCTGAAAGACGCAGTAGAGGTTTTTGCGCAATCCCAGTCTGTGACCCAGAGTCTGTTAGCCCAGATTTCTCAGACACTTCAGTCGAGTATGGCTGCAGGCCGGGCTGTGTTACGTAATAGCCACGCATAAAATATCGGGGAGATAAATCATGGTTGCAATTAATAGTCATTACATTTCTACGCTGGCAAATTCTAAGGCTTATACCGGGGAGGTGTTTACGGGGGCTAAGGTTAAAGCGAAGCCTGAGGGTAGTGTTGCTGATGTTTTGCCGGTAAAGCAGGGGCAGTTACAGGCTGGCTCTGTCGGTAAACCGGATTTATCACTTCCGGTTTTGAGCGAGCTGCCGCCGCTTACAACAATCTTGGGCGTGCTTGCCCAGACGCTGGATGATTCGGAGGGGCAGCTCAGCCTGGGTGGATCTATCGCTGTTCTGGAAAAGAAATCGGATCAGTTGCAAAAAGAAGATGAAACTGAGTCTTCTTTTGATATCTCTGGTCTGGGGAGTAAATGGAGTGGCCTCTATCAGGCTTTGCTGAGGGCTGTGCAGGATAACCGTACGGCTGAGGCGAAGCTGGGCGGCAAGATGTCCAAAATTGAAGAAAGAAGTGCTATCAAAGCGGCGGAGGCAACGATTGCCGAGGGGAATGCGGGTATGGCCTCTGCTGTAGGGCAGGGCGTAGTGAGCCTGGGGATGACCGGGTCAGGTGTGTTCCGGAAAAGCCAGGGTTTGAGGATTGAAAAAAATGCGCTCAAGTTTAACGGTGGCCAGATCAGAAAGCTCGATAGCGAGGCCGACAGTATGTTGTCCCAGCTAAAAACCGGCTCCCGCTCGGTCATGGATGCTCCGGAAACGCTGAAAAATCTGAAAGTGAGCAAACCTGTTGCGTCAGAAAATGCAGCATTGGCTGAAGCGGCAGGCGCACCGAAGCATCCGGTGGAAATAGCCGAGTTTGATGTGCCTGATACTGCTAGTAATAAAAAATCAAAATCTGCCGATGATGTGTCATCGAAAAAAAATGGGGCAGTTGCGCTCAAGGATAAGCAGATTGATGACTCTGGGGAGGCACATTTCGAGCTGGCAGACAGCAGTAAGCAGCTTAAAGCTGAAGACCGGGCCGTGCTCGAAGAGCAGGCTGTAAATAAAGTAAAGAAAGAGCGTGATCTGCATCGGGCTGAAATGCAGCAAAATATGCTGAAAGCAGAGGGAATAAAGGCTCAGGGAGATGCCATTCTTGGATTAAATATGGGGATGTCCGGAATTATCAGGGGAAGTGGGGAAGTGGTGCAGGCGCTTGATCGCTCAAGAGGGCAATTATCACAGCATGCGCAAAAAGTGGGTGCTTCGTTAAATGAGGAATCCACCACCCGCAAGCGTGAGCTTAATTCGCTATTCCAGGATTTACTAAAGCAGCTGACAGATGTGGATGCCCGTACGGCATCGACGATAGATGCGATGCTTGGTAACAAGGTATAAAAACTTAGTTCTTGATATAAATCCCCTCGGAACGAGGGGGAAGGAGTTCTCATGAGTAATCAGATAACCACACTGTCTGGCTCTGTGCCGCCTTATTTAGCGCCATCATCACAATCTGTTGCCCCTCCTGTGATTGCAACTGTGGATTCTGCGCCGGTGGAGGCCAAACCTGTGCCGCCGAGTCAATTGCAAATGGTAAATCAGCAGTTGCAAATATTGATGCAGCAAAGCCAGAGTGTGCACCAGCAACAGCAGATCATGGCCCGCGATGTTTTACAGGGTAAATCTTTGACCGAGCGGGCAAGCCGGCAGCTTGAAGACACCAGGGCAGAGCGGCAGTTGAGCCTGCACGCGCTTCGCTCAAGTCGTTTAGGCGATGTTTTGTTGCCTGCTAATCATCCCCTGGTCCTTGCGTTGCAGGCTTATGATGCCAAGCGGCCGATTCCTTCAGGTGCGTTTGACAGCGACCCGGATTCTAACTGGGGGTTTACTGATTCGATTGCGGATGGGATTGATGATATTGAGAATGGCTATCTGGATATTTACGGAAATGCCACTGACCGGCATATCGCACTTTATGAGGAATTTAGCAAGATTCTGGCGGAGCTGGAGAGCATGATTGATGGCTCTGAAAACGGGCAGTCGGTTAATGTTTCGATGGCTAAGCTGTCTGATAAGTTAAAAGCACTGAGAGAGCAGTTTTTCCCCGGTGGTGTGCCGGGTAAAAATTCGGTGCTTTTCCCTATTCAGAAGGGCAGCGGTGAAATGGAGGGCACAAGCCAGGAAAATGCAGAAAAATGGGTCAAAGAAATGGGGCTGAACCCTTCTTGCGTGCGACAGGTCGGTAATACGGGTAAGTATAT comes from Iodobacter ciconiae and encodes:
- a CDS encoding FliM/FliN family flagellar motor switch protein — translated: MSGLELRQLASKEHAWQQAQQCWLARGLDVSFSLPEGACYAVSADNGRWQGLLNLREWLAAVSPALAGLLGSGSDDRLLRDLFMATARPLEFTVAELAYEHLQLGYKRLTPGPEMLCLQTSQGRVWLTGIPEVKEGRLKLDLHYLFTLPLRLVFEVGRSPLSQRVKAQLEAGDVLLIIEETFSVKSCGARIGRYRQSEDGIMIEKDEQAAVPAKIPDALAELPLCLEFILQQSTISVSGLGDLYRGQLLPLLPDVEKRIEVKANGVLIGRGELVRIDGQLGVELSEICHEVLHVK
- a CDS encoding EscR/YscR/HrcR family type III secretion system export apparatus protein; this translates as MSNDISMIALLAFSTLLPFLIASGTCFIKFSIVFVMVRNALGLQQVPSNMTLNGIALLLSMFVMTPVMQSTYDVYRDENINFSSAESVSHFAESGLDSYRSYLKKYADPELTQFFEKAQAERMTKDGGEAVAEDKPSILALLPAYALSEIKSAFKIGFYLYLPFVVVDMVISCILLALGMMMMSPVTISVPIKLVLFVALDGWTLLSKGLVLQYLDLAA
- a CDS encoding EscS/YscS/HrcS family type III secretion system export apparatus protein, translated to MNDLVFAGNRALYLVLLLSAWPIVVATIVGLLIGLFQTVTQLQEQTLPFGFKLLSVILCLFLLSGWYGETLLDFGREVFRMALDHY
- the sctT gene encoding type III secretion system export apparatus subunit SctT, translating into MQYGLFFDVHDWLAAAAMGFARIGPVFFMLPFLNSNVLTGVVRITVSMLVSMSLWPYPPGALPEFNTLWYLGMMSREVMVGSLLGCLLSWPFWVFHALGSIIDNQRGATLSSSIDPANGVDTPELANLLNIFAAVVYLQGGGLTLLLEVMASSYQLCGPLKSCTPELLPVLGMLTKMAAKALVLASPVVAALLLSEFTLGLLSRFAPQMNAFSISLTVKSGIALLILLLYFSPVLPDVVGELSLRPDILPVWLH
- a CDS encoding EscU/YscU/HrcU family type III secretion system export apparatus switch protein — its product is MSSEKTEKPTSKYLKDAAKKGQTFKSRDLIVALLMLVGVLYLVSAASLVELMGVYRQLILGGFQQDIQSYSVSILWIGIKLVLPVILLCIVATALPSLLFSGFVLATEALKLNLDALNPVNGFKKLFSLRTVKDLVKSLLYLLSFAASVYVFWQNKRGLLFVQLGGSPLDIAVIWRELLLSLVLICMACVVFVLVLDVLAEYFLHMKDMKMDKQQVKSERKEQDGDPEIKSKRREVHQELLSEQVKSDVSNSRLIVANPSHIAIGIFYKPELIEIPFISVIETNQRALAVRAYAKKTGVPVIQNISLARRILKTHSRYSFIQLSELDEVLRLLTWLDQVENADQQAPE
- the sicA gene encoding type III secretion system translocator chaperone SicA; its protein translation is MLIDDSASEERIAEMIWETVSSGGTLKDIHGISDDMMQGLYAHAYDFYNKGRLDDAETFFHFLCIYDFYNPDYIMGLAAVCQLKKQFERAFDLYSVAFALSKDDYRAVFFAGQCQLFMRKAAKARQCFELVCEESNDELMKAKAQVYLDTLEKTDVEASQEKEEEQA